The region TCATTATGGCTGTCGTTATTAAAATCGGCACTAATAACGCCCCAGTTATTACTTTGACTCTGTGAGGGAAGTTGATCGCTGATGTCGACAAGTTGATTATTATCATTTCTTAATAAAATATCAGCGACATTTAGGTTTTGCGGTACCCAGTCAGGGGTGACCGCATTAACACCTATGACAGAAGCTCTAATATCCCACGCAAAATTGTCTTCTAATAACCACTCTAAGCGCCATTTCCCCTGTGAGTTTGTGTCTTCTGTGTCAGTAATATAACCTAAATACCACCCACTTTTGTCTATCACATCGGGAAACCCAATGGCTTGGCTGGGGCTAACAATTAATTCAGTTGTCGGTGTTTCTTTGGCGATTTTATTTTTCCCCAAAAATAACGGCAACGTTCTTTTTTTAGCACCTCGAGGAAAGTGATAAAAATCAGTTAGGGTTATATCTCCAATGGCATTAAAGCTAATACCATCGTGGCTCTTATTGCCTTCATCACGTATATCTAGCCGCTGCTTTGTCGTATCAAAATCAACAGCGTTATTTGCTATTTGATAGTGTGCTTTACCTCTAGCTAAGTAAAAATCCATATCACCATCGTTATCGATATCAGTTTGAGCCATTGCCATGACATTTCTAATATCGTTTATCGGTGAAAGGTTTGTTGATTCAGAACTTAAATAGGTTGTAGATACATCAGTAAATTGAAAATCGGTGTTACCTAACCAAACACTCAATGGAGAGTAAGGTGAAAACGCCAATAGATCGGCAATGTTATCGCCATTAATATCACTGACTAATACACGTTCAGCATCTAAATGTTCAAAAGCGGGACTGGTTCGATAAGTAAAGGTGCCATCGCCTAAATTTTCAAAAATGATATTTCTTGGAATAGTCTCTCCCATCATTTGCTCGGCATTAATTTGCAAAAAGTCTAAATCACCGTCTAAATCTATATCTATCCATCTTACTGTACGGCCTCGAGCGCCCATATCAGCAAGTCCTGCTTGTGAGGTGACGTCGACAAACTTGCCATTATCATTACGTAATAACCGTTGTGGTTGTGGTGATGTGCCGTTCCCCCCCCCAAGTGCTATCAACAAATCGCTATCTCCATCGAGATCGTAATCACCAAATGCTAAACCATGGGCATCAGCTCTAGGGAAGGGCGCAGCTTGCTGTTGATATGTTTGCTTATCAGAATTTGCAGTAAAGAGTTGGATAGGTGTCGAGTCGTGATTAGTTAAAGCAAAATCATAAAGTCCATCATTATTAATATCAGCGACACTTGGACCACCATATTTCCATGCGGGTACAGAGGTTAACTTAGCTTGCTTCGTTACGTTTGAAAATTGGGGGACGATTAACTTAGTAGGTGTATCGGCATTGCTAACTGAGTAGCAACCTGCGAGTAATAAAGCAATGGTACTTAACCCAACACATAAATGGGGCTTAATGGCCCGATTATTGGAGTGCGTAGTGGTCTGTTTTGTAGCGAGCATTGTCCGTCCTTAGTATGAGTAAAATGGGGAGTACTGAACCTTATTGTTAACAAAGTGCTAATTCATTAGTCTAAGCGTTTTTATTATTAAGTATTAAATGCAGCTTTAATTTATGGTTGAAGTAAGCTGTTTTAGTTATGAAAAACTAGCTCATTCACATATAGAATCAGAAAAAGTTAAAGTTTAATAAATCAATTATTACATTGGCTTACTAACTTAATATCGGTTAGAGCACTTAACGTGGTAAAGATTAAAAAGACTCATTAACACTGAGTAATAGACTCATTATTGCAATCAATTGATAATTGTCAACAATTAACTAACACCAAAAAACAGTTGACACTTTAAGTGTAAAGTAGCTAGATTGTTAACAGGGTCAGACCTCGCTATGCCGTTAGCAATCACGTTACTCATAACGTTTCATTGTTCTTGTGAGCACGACACCTTTTAAACCCCATAATAAGAAGGTTTTAAGATGAAACAGTGTAAGTTCAAACTCAACTCATTAACTGCTGCGATGATTATCGCGGCAAGTGCTGGAGTGCATGCTGAAGACCTAGCAGCTGAATCACAAGCACAAGAAACTGAGGTTATTCAGGTACGAGGAATTCGTAGTTCATTAACCAAGTCAGCTTCTACAAAACGTTATTCTGATGGTGTTGTAGATGCTATTAGTGCTGAAGATATTGGTAAGTTACCTGATACCAACTTAGCCGAATCATTACAGCGTATTGCGGGTGTTTCTATCGACCGTGCAAATAATGAAGGTAACAAGGTATCTGTTCGTGGCTTTGGCCCTGAATTTAACTTGGTGACATTAAATGGTCGTCAAATGCCTAATTCATCGGCACTGCAATCTGAAGGGGTGTCGCGTAGTTTCAATTTCCGTGAAATTGCTGCAGAAAGTGTATCCGGAGTTAATGTTTATAAAACGGGTAAAGCTGACATTACGTCTGGTGGTATTGGTGCAACGATTGATATCACAACGGCTCGACCATTTGATTACGATGGTTTTAAAGCATTCGTCAGCGCTAAAGGCATTTACGATACTAGCGTAGAAGAAGGTGATTCAGTCACGCCTGAAATTTCAGGCATGATCAGCCAAACCTTTGCTGATGATAAAGTCGGTTTCTTATTATCAGCCTCACACGCAGAGCGAAATAGTCATACCCATTTAGTGGGTACTGATGGCTGGGTTAGAAACCGTAGCCGTGACAATGTAGATTTATCGGCCATTGATACTGATAGAAACCCAGAGCAAGCAATTTGGACGCCGTGGACAGCTAAAACTGAGCAACTGGATACCGAAAGAACACGTCAAAATGCTCAAGCTGTTTTACAAATCCAGCCAATTGATTCCGTTGTTGCCACACTTGATTACACCATTTCACGCTTTGAACAAACCAGTGTGACTAATCGCTCCGCGTTTTGGTTTGATAATCCGAGTGGATCTGCCAATGCTAACGGCACCTTATGGAATCCTCGGGATCAAGACGATGAGTTAAACTTTTGGGCGTGGGAATATTTTGAAGAAAAAGAAAATGATTCATTAGGATTAAATATTGAGTGGCAAGCCACTGATACCCTGAGTTTTGAAATTGATATTCATGATTCGACTTCAGAGTCTAATCCTGATGGTCAAACCGCTGAAACACTGGGTAACCTAAAGAACCCATCTGGTTCTGTTGGGCTAATTGGTGCTAATTTCATTGGCGATATCCCTGAAATTATTGTTGATGATTCTAATTTACCAGGCGGGGCTTATAACAAAGACAATATCGTTTCTGATTTATATCAAAAACGTGGCTACTCAATGGAAAACAATGTTAAGCAATATCGTTTTTCAGGCACTTGGGAAAATGCATCGTCTGACAGTGCATTAACTAAAATCAATTTCGGTATTATGAATACTGACTACTCCATTGATACACGTCTAAGTGAAGCATTCTCATTTGTTGATGTACCACTTGATGATCTAGAACTTGGCTTTAAGCCTCTTGGCGATACCGCAGATCAATTTCCTGGTGCTGATAAGTTATTTCCATACATCTCACAATACGATGTAAACCAGTTTATCGATATCATTAAGGGTGAGGGTAAGTTTGCCGAGCCTAATATTAAAACCAATGGCGTAAATGAAGAAACCTTAGCAGCGTATTTATCATTTGATTTTGATACTGAGTTTAACGATATGCCAGTTAAAATGAATGTGGGTGTACGTTACGAAGATACTGATGTGACGGCATACTCAGTTCAAAATGGTATTCTGGCCATGAACTACAGACACGGTCAAGAATTGCGTCCTGTCTATGATGATGTCCCAACTGCGGATGAATTAAGCGGAAGCTACACTCGAATATTACCTAACTTTGATTTCAATATGACGGTAACTGATGAGCTAGTAACGCGTTTTTCTTATAGCCGCACATTATCACGCGCTGGCATAAGCGCCATGTTCCCGGCAACCAATGTTAATGCACGTCCGGGTGGACCATTTAACGCATCTCAAGGTAATCCGAATCTTTTACCTATCACGTCAGATAACTTTGATTTGTCCTTAGAGTGGTACTTTGATGATGGTAGCTTTGCTTCTGCGGGTTATTTTAAAAAGTATGTTGAAAACTTCATTGGTGCAGGTACTGAAAATCGCTCAATTAATGACGTTAATGGCAATCCGCTAACAGATCCTAGTGTTAATCCGCGAGCAGGGTGTCCTGATGAATCGGATACACCTAATCCTGACTGTTTAGGTCAAGCAACAGATCCAGTCATTACCTGGGAAGTCGCGACACCTGATAACTTACAAAACCGTGAAGTTGACGGTTGGGAGTTAAATGCGCAGTACATGTTTGGTGAAAGTGGTTTTGGTACGGTAGCAAACTATACCATTGTTAATAGTGATGAATCATTTGACCCATATAATTTTGATCAAACCATCGCGCTTACAGGGTTAAGTGACTCAGGTAACTTAGTGGCTTTCTATGAGAATGACAGTTTCCAAGCTCGTATTGCTTATAACTGGCGTGACGAATTCTTATTAGCTCTAGGTAACGAACCGACTTTTACAGAAGCTTATGGTCAACTTGATATGAGCGTTGCCTACGATATAAACGACACGTTCACAGTGTCATTAGATGGTCTTAATTTAACTGATGAAACAGTACGTCGTTTTGGTCGTTTTGAAGAACAACTACTATCAGCTGAACAATATGGACCACGCTTTACTGTTGGTATAAGTGCTAAGTTCTAGTTGTTAGTACTAATATTGATTAAAAATATTCACAGCTAAACGCTATGGCGACTGGATTACCTAGTCGCCATTGTTATATGAAAACTTTGAAGACAGTTTTATTCACAATAAGAATTGGAGATAATATGAACAATCCAATCAGAAATGAATCAATCAATAACAAATCACTTAAATGCAAAGCATTAACTAAAGCGAATCACATAACGAAAAGCATTGTTATCCTTGGTGGAGGAACCGCAGGCTGGATTTGTGCAGGCACTATTGCGGCTAAACTAAACCAGCAACATCAAACGAATTTTAGTATCACCTTAATTGAATCTTCAAATGTGCCTCCCATTGGTGTGGGTGAAGGTACATGGCCAACGATGCGTACAACCCTTAAAAATATGGGTATTCGTGAAACTGACTTTGTTAAAGAGTGTCATGTTTCTTTTAAGCAAGGCGCCAAATTTGCAAAGTGGGTGACAGGTGACAAGGATGATTATTATTACCATCCATTGATGCTACCTGGGGGAAGCGTTAAAGATAACCTCGCTAACCATTGGTTCAATGCAGATAGCATCAAGTCATTTTCAAAAACCTTATCTCCTCAAGAATCAATTTGCGAAGCCGGTTTAGCTCCTAAACTCATCACTACTGCTGAATATGATGCAGTTGCGAACTATGCATATCATCTCGATGCTGGCTGTTTTTCTGAATTCTTAAAGCAGCACTGTATTAGCAAACTCAAGGTGCTACATGTAGTTGATGATGTCATCGCAGTTAATAACGACAGTGACGGCTACATTACTTCATTAATGACACAATCTAGTGGCGACATCGAGGGTGATCTGTTTATCGATTGCAGTGGCTTTAAGTCAATGCTGCTAGGTGAACACTATCAAGTGCCCTTTAAAAGCTGCAAAGATGTGTTATTTGTTGATACCGCAATTGCTGTGCAAGTCCCTTATGAAAGTGAACAAAGTCCTATTGCGTCGCATACCATTTCAACTGGTCAAACAGCTGGCTGGATTTGGGACATTGGTTTATCAAGTCGTCGTGGAGTGGGTCATGTTTATTCAAGTAAATATATTACGGAACAAGCTGCGATAAATGAGTTAAAGCGATATCTATCAGCATCTTCAGTGTCCGATATTGAATCACTGACATTTCGAAAAATTCCTATCAACCCTGGCCATAGTGAAAAATTTTGGCATAAAAACTGTGTAGCAGTTGGCTTATCAGCTGGTTTTTTAGAACCACTTGAAGCGTCAGCGTTATTACTGGTGGAAATATCAGCCAATATGATTGCAGAACAATTACCTGTAAATAGATTGAGTATGGCAATTATGGCACAGCGTTTTAATGATACTTTTTTGTATCGCTGGGCGCGGATTATTGATTTTTTGAAATTGCACTATATGTTGAGTCAACGTCAGGACAGTCAATTTTGGATTGATAATAGGGATCCTGCCACCATTCCGAAAAGCCTACAATCCCTGTTAGACCTTTGGCAGTATCAAGTCCCATCTGATAATGATTTTCCACATGCCACTGAAGTCTTTCCTGCTGCCAGTTATCAATATGTACTTTATGGTATGGGGTTCAAAACAAATCCAGCGCCTTGGCTATTATCTGAAGCAAGCACGGTAAACTCAAAAATTATTTTCGATAAAACACATCAACAGACACAGCAACTGATCCAAAATTTACCTACAAATAGGCAACTGACCCATTTGATTAATCAATATGGCTTACAAAAAGTATAACAATGCCATGACTAAGGAGTATTTATGAGCAATACAATCGTTAATCTTGAACAACATAAACACACAAAAGTTATCACCGGCCATGGTAAGCAGTTCGGCGAAAACATACACTTTGTCCCAGTCATTGCAGATGAATTAAGACAGTTATTATTAGAATACCCTTGCTGCTTTCTTAAAAATAATGAAACGGGGCAATTTGGTTTACACGCGTTATTAGGATTTGAAGCTGGAGAGAACTTATTTTTAAAGGGTGATTCTTGGACATCAAGCTACATTCCAATGCACATTAAACGTCAGCCTTTTATGGTTGGAAAGCTTGGTGATACTAATGAGCCTGCCAGCAAAGAAAATACCGTACTAACAATAGATATGGGCAGTAATCGAATACAAACGACTGAAGATAATCAACTGACTGCTCAGGCATTATTTGATAATGATGATCAACCCAGTTCATTCTTAAAAGACATGCATCAAATGGTGTTTACTCTTACTCAAGGTATAGTTCGTACCGATAGCTTTATACAATCACTAGTGACGCATGACTTAATAGAAGCGGTACAAATTGGAGTGACATTAGCAAACGGACAACAAAAATTTGATGGTTTGTATGTCATTAATGAAGAACAATTAGCCCAGCTGGCTCCTACAACATTAGTCGAGCTTCATGGAAATGGTTACTTACAAGCATGTTACTTAATGATTGCTTCAATGGGTAACTTACAAAAGTTGATACATTTGAAGAATATGGCGTTAGACGCATAATGTTTTGATTATGATACTCGTTCCATGAGACTTAAAATTATTGAGTCTCAGTATTTATCTGATAGGTTAGGTCAGAGTAGCTAAGGATATCTTTCTTAGAGAGATAGTTTTTCAATAAATCTATCTAAGACCTAATTTATAAGAAGAGTGTTCAATGACAAAAAACATTATATCAGCAAGTATCTTTTTACTTAGCTTAAGTTCTTGCTCAACAACAATAGATCGCACGGTTCCCATTTCTAAAGAATTTGAAGCAAGCTCACAGTTGATTACGCTAGAAACCCCTACATGGCGAGTGTCAGGTACCGTATATAATATGGATATTGGCTCATATTCTGTCACTCAATCTAATACTACTTGGGTTAGTCGGGACAAAGAGCTAATTGATAGAACCAAAGACACCAACTTTATAAATTACATATTATTTGATGATGTACTTTCTGTTATTACGGAAGAATTTGAAGTTGAAGGTACTCAGCGTTTTTCATTTAGTATCAATGATGAAGACGCTTCGGTTTCCACTTCAAAATGTGAAATATTTTCTCACTCCTTGAGTAAAGAAACTATTTCGGTAGACAGTAATACTTCCGTAATTCGAACATCTCCTAATATGAATTTCAGACAGAAAACCTTTCTAATTTGTACGATTGAACAAAATAATTCCGTTTGGACACTCAGTCTGTTATCAAATAAAAATGAGTCGATGAAAGTATCGTTATCTAATAACGATGAGACCTATGACATTAAAAGTATTTCTGAGATTATAAGTATCGTTGACGGGGTAAACGGTCTGGAAAAGCGACATTCTGCGCCTTGGCGATCTTTACATTCGGGTTTAGAGTTTTTTTATGATAACCAACAGGTTGCAGCTTTTTCTTTTGTCGGAAATCCTAAAATATGGTTGAATGAATCACTTTCTACTGATTCAAAAGAATTGATGTATGCAGTTAATTATAGTTTGGCAATGTTTAACTGGCTTGATTCTGATTGGCGATAAAAATTATTAAGTATTATGGTGCCAGGTTTTGCAATTTAATATCAGAAAAGCACAAGTTGTAGACGTGAACGGCATTGCCAATGTTCATTTTACGTCTTGGGCTAAAGCCTTTAAGGGGTTGATGCAAGCAGGTTACCTTGAGTCTTTTACCTTAGGTATACGTATTGATGAATGGGCAAAGGTGTTAAGTGAAAATTCTCAAGAGGTCTTAGTTGCAGAAATTGAGGCTTTTAGTGATAGTGATGAAGATTGTGGAACTGATGCAATAAGAACTGATAACGGTCGAATAGTCGGATTTTTATCATATACACAAACGAAAGTGCACAATAAAAAATTAATTGAACTGAGCAAATTATACCTCGACCCAACAATTTGTCGAAAAGGACTCGGATCTGTTCTTATTTTTAGGCATGCTGTTAACAGAATAATATCTATCTAGAAACGCTAAACCGGCTAACTAACTATGTAATTAACCGGTTATGACTAGGGTTTATTTATACTCAATTATGCGCGCAACATAAGTAAATTTACCTGAATCTTGTTGGTAATCTCGGTATAAATCGATAGAGAAAGATGTTGGTTTATCTTGATCAATTTGAAGTCCAATTTTTACGCTAAGTGCATCTATGTCAGTTTCATTATAAATGTAAAATTTCTTTAGCTTTTCCAAACCCATCTCTTTTGCATCATGACTTGATACGTATATTTCACTATAAACGTCAGTAATAAACCCTTGATAGGCTATTCGCTCGAAACTAGCATCTTCATCAACAGTAATGAAAATATCAGTTTGTTCATCCAAAGTGATCAGCTGCTCCATAGATGCATCTAATTCTTGACGCTCTTCTATTTCATTTAATTTTTGCGCAGCAGCGCCAGTCGACAAGGTAATAAGTACACCAGCGATTAGAAGTTTGTTCATTTTATAACACCCTAAATAATTTTAATCTGATTGATCAAGCTTGTTTATTTTAGATATCCAAGCATTTATGTTTATTTGTGGAATTATCATAAGGACAATGCTGATCATTTAAGAATACAGTTTGAAGGATTGAACCCTTCAAAGTGTTTTCTTCTTTCTAGACGATAGGCGTTATTAGAAGTTCATTAGCTGACTTAAAAAGAGACTGAGATACCTGGACCAAAACTGAACCGCTGTATGTCCAAATTGTAGTAGCCATCTGAGGCAAAGGGATTAGACCAGAAGCAAAATTCATGCAATGTCCAGTTACAACAAAAAGAAGAATAGTGAGTTAAAAGGTTAACTCACTATTAATATGCCGTTACTAAAGCATTAATAATTTCAAAGCTATCTTCAATCTAGTGACTTTGACTATTTTACTAATAAAAACAATGTTAACGTGTGTCTAGTATTATCAATTATCGTTATATAGGTTGTCAGTTAATGAATGCTAAATTAAAAATATTTGCTGTAGGTTTGCTTTGTTTAAATGTTGGTGGTTGTGATTTGATCGATGGCATTTTAGACCCAGATAATGGTGACGATGATGCAAAAATTGATAAAACCTTTAAAAGTGAAGCACTTCAATTAGGTCTATCTGAATCAAACATTAATAGACTATGTACCGCTACCTCTAAAATTAAAGTTCACTGCGTCAGCACTTTAAATGAAAATACCAATCAACAAGAAGTGAGAGTTGAATACACTTTTAATAACGTTTTGCTTAAAAATGATTATGCTAAAAGCACAAATGCTAGTCGCATAATATTTCATTTACCTGCTGATAGTGCCACAGCCAGTTTCGAATTTGAAAACAGTCGTACTTACGAGTTTAACAGTGGTTATGAATACACAACATCAGAACCTACTGATTTTGATACCGCGAATTTGGCAAATAGTTCATTAGAGTCAATCGCTAAACTCGTTAATACCTCAGTGACAGATCCAGTTTCTGATTCAGAACTATCAATAATTTCAACAGCATCTTTGAGTAATACAGATTATGCTAGAACTGAAGCACAAGATATTATATTGGCTGCGAGTACAATGCTGTTTCCGCCGTTAACTGTCGAAGTGACAAGTAATAGTATTACTGAACCTGTTGATGCATCATTTGCGATGTTTACAGCAGGACATACTGCAATACTTTCAAATTATAGAGTTGTTTTCTTGTCTTCAATTGAACAAACTTGGAATTAGATTTTACTTTTTTATTAATGGACAGGTATGCGTTTAGATAAATTTGTACTTAGAAGTACTTCAATGAATAAAGATGAAGTACTTCAGTCCATTGAAAATGGTTTGGTTCAAGTGAATCTGCAAATTATCACTGATAATAAACATCAAGTGCATGAGAATAACGTAATTCAATTGAATGGAAAAACCTTATTCCCAAGACCTTTCAGATACCTGTTACTCAATAAAACCGCTAATAAAATCTGTTCGAATGTAGATGGTCATTACCCATCATTACTCAATGATATTGATATCGAAAATATAGATGAATTACATATTGTCGGTAGACTTGACGCAGATACTACAGGGCTGGTGTTGATTACAGACGATGGCAGATGGTCCTTTAATATTACTCGTCCAGACATGCAATGCGCTAAAGTTTATCGGGTTAATTTAGCCAAGCCCATCAGTGTTGAATCAATATCTTTGTTAGAGAAGGGCATTATGCTCGATGGTGAGACAAAGCCCACTTTACCAGCAATTGTAACCTTTATTTCTGCTACAGAGGTTTTACTGAGTTTAACTGAAGGTCGATACCACCAAGTTAAACGAATGTTTTTTGCTGTCGGTAACAAGGTCACCAAATTACATCGAGAGCAAATAGGGCACATCAAATTAAATACTACTGCAGATCAATGGCGCTTTCTTAGCGACGATGAAGTTAACTCATTCAATGACTGATTTAATTTACACATAAAAAATCCAAACAATTCCAAACAAATCCAAACAAATCAAAGTTAGATCAAGTTAACCCTAGCTTGTATAGCAAGACCCTCAAGAAACTAACGCATCTAAAATCATTTGCTAACTTAGGCTAATTAGTCGGCGACTGGTCGATTCACCGTAGTTAATTGTTCAACAGTAAGTTATTATCTTGCGCTAAGCTTTATCAGTAGACAATTCAAATACTGCAATCCGACTTTCCTAGTTTTAATAACCAAAAGCAGCAAATTATGACCATTGAAATCACGACCATTGTTGATCCTGAGATTACCTGCAGCAGTTGTCAGGCTTGCTGCTGTAAGTTAGAAGTGATGATAATTTCTGAAACGGGTGTACCTGAACAATATATAAGTGAAGACCGTTGGGGCAGCCAAACGATGAAACGTTTAGACGATGGTTGGTGCGCAGCAGTGGATAGGGAAACCTTGATGTGTACTATTTATGAGAATAGACCCTGGATATGTCGTGAGTTTGAAATGGGTTCTTATGAATGCGAACAAGAAAGAACCAACATTATTACGCTCGACAATTAGTACCGTTATAAGAAATCAGAAGAGACTAATGTAGTAATGCTCCAATCCCAAAGGTTTACATGAGTTGTATATCGATGGTGGTGTGACTATTCAAAGCTTTTTAAAACACGTTCACAGTGATGAAATGATTATAACCACCATCCCCGACCTATGAGGTGGTGGGATCTCGCTATTTGGTGAATTAGCATCACCACTCAAATTTAGACATACTCAATCACAAAGATATTTAGACTACATCGTTAAAATTACTATGTGCATGAGCGCTAGACGGTTAACTTATTTATAATGATATTTTTGTTATGTAGGACTGATGCCGCCATAAACATCAATGGTTAAGTCTCTGTCTTTTACGTAAGCGCTAGGGGTAACGCCTATTTGTTTTTTAAGGTGGCGTATTAGGTGAGGTTGATCGCTAAAGCCAAACTTAAGTGCAACCTCTACCCAATCGATATCTTTACTTTCCCGTTGGTAAAGGTATTCCAGAATTTCATCAAATTTAAGCATAGACTGACATTGTTTCAGTGTTAAACCTGTCACCCGGTTAAAGCTCCTTTCTACTGTTCTTTGGGAACAAAATAGCTTATCCCCCAAATCTGAAATCGCATTATCTATCAGTAGTGGTATTATTTTGCGAGTGAGTTGACTATGTTTATCTTCTTTATTGTTTTTAATCCAAGCTAAAAACAAACGATCTAAAGCTAGAGTACATTTATCAGGATCATCCAGCGCTAAAGTGATTAACTGATTTTCATCCGCGTCGGTATTGTTGAGTAATGCAGCTAAGCTAATAGGGCTGACATCGTCTATGGGGGATGTCATCGGCTCTGCAGTTAAACAATCGAGTGAGTAAAGGGCGCCAATTTGAAACTTGATACCCAAATGAATAAAAGCTTTGCGGTGATCTAACTGATAGGTATGTTGATGCGGCCATAACCAATGACTGCCAACACCTGTAAAGCTTTGCTGAGAAGATGCGTGATGGAAAGCTTGATCTGCAGGAGAAATGATTAAATGCGCATTAGGATCTGGATTGAGTTTGGGATATTGATGTAACTCTGACTCTGTCTTTTTTTGAATCAACCAATAACAATCAACATATTGAGCAATATCTACAGAGTTAGGTTTTCTTATCCAATTAATCATGTGTTTCTCAAAGCTCACAACATTCTTTAATTCTATCTTAATCTTCTAATGCTTGCTGTTAGAGTTTTTTCAATAACACGCTTGATTCGGTCTTGTAGACTAAAAGTTTTGCTATGTTGGAGTAAATACACCCATACGTCGTTAGCAATATCGTTAGAAAATATTGGCTAGCATTGGGTGTTAATAAAAGCACAGACTTATTGTGCAATTTTATTATTCAATCCTTTAATTAAGTTTAAATCTTTGATTATCACCATCATAACAACTCCATTGGGTAATATTAGCGCCATTGGTTGTTAGTTTTCCTGCGACATCAATACACTTATTACTGGTTTTATTTCTGATCTCGTAATAGTCATTACCTTTATCAATGAGTTGCCACATTTGATTTTGATTCGAGCTGTTACAAACCCATTGCTGGATTTTGGCGCCATTAGC is a window of Shewanella donghaensis DNA encoding:
- a CDS encoding pseudouridine synthase; this encodes MRLDKFVLRSTSMNKDEVLQSIENGLVQVNLQIITDNKHQVHENNVIQLNGKTLFPRPFRYLLLNKTANKICSNVDGHYPSLLNDIDIENIDELHIVGRLDADTTGLVLITDDGRWSFNITRPDMQCAKVYRVNLAKPISVESISLLEKGIMLDGETKPTLPAIVTFISATEVLLSLTEGRYHQVKRMFFAVGNKVTKLHREQIGHIKLNTTADQWRFLSDDEVNSFND
- a CDS encoding YkgJ family cysteine cluster protein, with the translated sequence MTIEITTIVDPEITCSSCQACCCKLEVMIISETGVPEQYISEDRWGSQTMKRLDDGWCAAVDRETLMCTIYENRPWICREFEMGSYECEQERTNIITLDN
- a CDS encoding helix-turn-helix domain-containing protein; amino-acid sequence: MINWIRKPNSVDIAQYVDCYWLIQKKTESELHQYPKLNPDPNAHLIISPADQAFHHASSQQSFTGVGSHWLWPHQHTYQLDHRKAFIHLGIKFQIGALYSLDCLTAEPMTSPIDDVSPISLAALLNNTDADENQLITLALDDPDKCTLALDRLFLAWIKNNKEDKHSQLTRKIIPLLIDNAISDLGDKLFCSQRTVERSFNRVTGLTLKQCQSMLKFDEILEYLYQRESKDIDWVEVALKFGFSDQPHLIRHLKKQIGVTPSAYVKDRDLTIDVYGGISPT